One window of Gloeothece citriformis PCC 7424 genomic DNA carries:
- a CDS encoding ArnT family glycosyltransferase, which produces MNRQTFTWGRSSSQLRQEQQWIEFLCLLGLLVAAIILMSLNLGSLPLRDWDEGTVAQVAKEISQAPLKELRWLFPTFWGEPYLNKPPLVHNLIALSFAWGGINEWTARLPGALLTAFSVPLLYLVAREIFPARLPALFSALIYLTLLPVVRHGRLAMLDGAVLCFEILMIGCALRSRRDLRWALGVGIGFSLICLTKGIIGLLLAGITLAFLAWDTPRLLTSIYFWLGWSLGSLPALAWYLAQWLHYGDTFIDSLFAQQFNRIHSTLDHHQEPIWYYLLEILKYSWPWLLFSLYGLRLAWTERNYSWAKLVMVWSGAYLVIVSLMATKLPWYIIPIYPALAIAGGAILAEVRNFPSTRSYPRSWMIAMGVLGILIAVSCLSFYYDLINLESRHPSLWLILISLSLTMAVTSILLARRSEEFISILFWGMYISLMLFFSSPYWVWELQEAYPVTPVADMIKKQNLDPEQIIYTSFEYERPSLNFYSEHRIIPASFDQLITDWEKSGSKKNEIGKLIYLLDVKTWQNFQQQLTLRSHNFSLPAPLEIARSGDWILITQDFNQEIKMHKVDHLCFRDQFHDSHCPLRSPEVPQISVEYLGEI; this is translated from the coding sequence ATGAATCGTCAAACTTTTACTTGGGGTCGTTCTAGCAGTCAACTGCGACAAGAACAACAGTGGATTGAATTTCTTTGTTTGTTGGGATTGTTAGTAGCAGCCATCATTTTAATGAGTTTAAATTTAGGCAGTTTGCCGTTAAGAGATTGGGATGAGGGAACGGTTGCTCAAGTGGCTAAAGAAATTTCCCAAGCTCCCCTAAAAGAGTTACGATGGCTATTTCCCACCTTTTGGGGAGAACCTTATCTCAATAAACCTCCTTTAGTTCACAATTTAATCGCTTTATCCTTTGCTTGGGGGGGGATCAATGAATGGACGGCACGCTTACCGGGGGCGTTATTAACGGCTTTTTCTGTTCCCTTACTTTATCTTGTAGCCAGAGAAATTTTTCCCGCCCGTCTGCCGGCCTTATTTTCCGCTTTAATCTATTTAACTCTTTTGCCCGTTGTGCGTCATGGACGGTTAGCCATGCTCGATGGGGCGGTATTATGTTTTGAAATTTTGATGATTGGCTGTGCTTTGCGATCGCGTCGAGATCTTCGTTGGGCCTTAGGGGTTGGCATTGGGTTTAGTTTAATTTGTCTGACTAAAGGGATTATCGGGTTACTTTTGGCGGGGATCACTCTGGCTTTTTTAGCCTGGGATACGCCCAGATTGTTAACCTCGATTTATTTTTGGCTCGGTTGGAGTTTGGGCAGTTTGCCGGCTTTAGCTTGGTATTTAGCCCAATGGCTACATTATGGGGATACTTTTATCGACTCTCTTTTCGCTCAACAGTTTAATCGAATTCATTCTACTCTCGATCATCATCAAGAACCGATTTGGTATTATCTATTAGAAATTCTTAAGTATTCTTGGCCTTGGTTATTATTTAGTCTCTACGGATTACGTTTAGCCTGGACAGAACGAAATTACAGTTGGGCTAAATTAGTGATGGTTTGGAGTGGAGCTTATTTGGTTATTGTGTCTTTGATGGCCACTAAACTTCCTTGGTATATTATCCCCATTTATCCGGCTTTGGCGATCGCGGGGGGAGCTATTCTCGCTGAAGTGCGTAATTTTCCCAGTACCCGCTCTTATCCTCGTTCTTGGATGATCGCTATGGGGGTATTAGGAATTCTGATTGCGGTTAGTTGTTTAAGCTTTTATTATGATTTAATTAACTTAGAGAGTCGTCATCCTTCTTTATGGCTCATTTTAATTTCTTTATCTTTAACGATGGCAGTCACCTCGATTTTGTTAGCAAGACGTTCAGAAGAATTTATTTCTATTCTGTTTTGGGGAATGTATATTTCTCTAATGTTATTTTTTAGTTCCCCCTATTGGGTTTGGGAGTTACAAGAGGCTTATCCGGTCACGCCGGTTGCTGACATGATTAAAAAACAGAATCTTGATCCTGAGCAGATCATTTATACCTCTTTTGAGTATGAACGTCCTTCTCTCAACTTTTACAGTGAGCATCGCATTATTCCCGCGTCTTTTGACCAATTAATCACAGATTGGGAAAAATCTGGCTCGAAAAAAAATGAAATCGGAAAACTAATCTATTTACTCGATGTTAAGACTTGGCAAAACTTTCAACAGCAATTAACGCTTAGATCCCATAATTTTTCCCTGCCAGCACCGCTTGAAATCGCTCGTTCTGGAGATTGGATCTTAATTACTCAGGACTTTAACCAAGAGATCAAAATGCACAAAGTAGACCATCTCTGTTTTCGAGATCAATTCCATGATTCTCATTGTCCACTCCGATCACCCGAAGTCCCACAAATAAGCGTAGAGTATTTAGGAGAAATCTAA
- a CDS encoding cation:proton antiporter: MEGSFELTLQIVITVIAGISAQVIAEYLKVPSIVFLLLFGIMLGPDGFNFLHPHHLGVGLEVLVALSVAIILFEGGLNLGLRDLGRVSGSLRNLVTIGTLITLIGGGMAAHWLAEFPWSIAFLYASLVVVTGPTVIGPLLKQVQVDRQVATLLEGEGVLIDPVGAILAVVVLDTIINSHASPIEIINGLMLRLGIGAIIGGGCGWLLSVFLKRASFVSEDLKNLVVLAGVWGLFGLSQMLRSESGLMATVVAGIVLRASALPEERLLRRFKGQLTILCVSVLFILLSADLSIASIFALGWGSVLAVLVLMLLIRPLSVAVCTLKSGLNWRQKLFVAWVAPKGIVSASVASLFAILLTSAGINGGDSIKALVFLTIMMTVFIEGLSARWVAKCLKITSAEATGAVIIGCNPLGRLIARLFQERGESVVLIDTDPEACQKAEEENLPVFQSSGLDADVLEEAGISSMGTFMALTSNGEVNLVLAQRAVEEFEPPRVLAVFPRNTGTNSPNQNKTKVNQAFIEQVPIKTWNQYITEGQIKLGKTILKQPEFSLQQAHLQALIRAGELLPLLLLRDNNLQVVTPSESWQLKDELIYLLHDPRPKLLKRLSGGLQSTRLALEQLPEVEELPIAAPVSESELDPITK; the protein is encoded by the coding sequence ATGGAAGGATCTTTTGAATTAACCCTGCAAATCGTCATTACCGTTATTGCAGGGATCAGCGCCCAAGTTATTGCGGAATACCTTAAAGTTCCTAGCATTGTTTTTTTGCTCCTGTTTGGCATCATGCTAGGCCCTGATGGCTTCAATTTTCTCCACCCCCATCATCTGGGAGTCGGTTTAGAAGTTTTAGTTGCCCTTTCTGTCGCCATTATTTTATTTGAGGGAGGACTGAATTTAGGGTTACGAGATTTAGGGCGGGTTTCTGGCAGTTTACGCAATCTCGTTACCATCGGCACGTTGATCACCTTAATTGGAGGTGGTATGGCCGCCCACTGGTTAGCCGAATTTCCTTGGTCGATCGCTTTTCTGTATGCGTCTTTGGTGGTCGTTACCGGCCCAACGGTCATCGGGCCGTTACTCAAACAAGTTCAAGTCGATCGACAGGTGGCCACCTTACTCGAAGGAGAAGGGGTTCTCATCGACCCTGTGGGGGCTATTTTAGCGGTTGTTGTTTTAGATACGATCATTAATAGTCATGCTAGCCCGATCGAAATTATTAACGGCCTCATGTTACGGTTGGGCATTGGGGCAATTATTGGCGGGGGATGTGGTTGGTTACTGAGTGTGTTTCTCAAGCGGGCGAGTTTTGTTTCGGAAGATTTGAAGAATTTAGTGGTTCTGGCTGGAGTTTGGGGGTTATTTGGCTTATCTCAGATGCTTCGCAGTGAATCGGGCTTAATGGCTACAGTAGTCGCTGGAATTGTCTTAAGAGCTTCTGCTCTGCCAGAAGAACGATTATTGAGGCGATTTAAAGGTCAGTTAACCATTTTGTGTGTTTCTGTCCTATTTATTCTGTTATCGGCGGATCTGTCTATTGCGAGTATTTTTGCTTTGGGATGGGGCAGTGTCTTAGCGGTATTAGTCCTGATGTTGCTGATTCGTCCCCTGAGTGTCGCTGTCTGTACCCTCAAAAGTGGTTTAAACTGGCGACAAAAGTTATTTGTAGCTTGGGTTGCTCCCAAAGGGATTGTCTCCGCTTCTGTGGCTTCTCTATTTGCTATTTTACTGACTAGCGCCGGGATTAATGGGGGAGACTCCATTAAAGCTCTCGTTTTCTTGACGATTATGATGACGGTGTTTATTGAGGGGTTATCGGCGAGATGGGTCGCCAAATGCTTAAAAATTACCTCGGCTGAAGCCACAGGAGCGGTTATTATTGGCTGTAATCCTCTAGGACGACTAATTGCTCGTTTATTCCAAGAACGGGGAGAGTCTGTGGTCTTAATTGATACTGATCCTGAAGCCTGTCAAAAAGCCGAAGAAGAAAATTTACCCGTTTTTCAGAGTAGCGGATTAGATGCAGATGTCTTAGAAGAAGCGGGCATTAGTTCGATGGGAACGTTTATGGCTCTGACCAGTAATGGTGAGGTAAATTTAGTTTTAGCTCAAAGAGCCGTAGAAGAGTTTGAGCCTCCGCGAGTTTTGGCGGTATTCCCTCGAAATACGGGCACAAATTCCCCCAATCAAAATAAAACTAAAGTCAATCAAGCGTTTATTGAACAAGTCCCCATTAAAACCTGGAATCAATACATTACTGAAGGACAAATTAAATTAGGAAAAACCATCCTCAAACAGCCAGAATTTTCCTTACAACAAGCTCACTTACAAGCATTGATCCGTGCCGGGGAGCTATTACCCTTACTCCTGTTACGGGATAATAATCTTCAAGTGGTGACTCCTTCAGAATCTTGGCAACTGAAAGATGAACTGATTTATCTGTTACACGATCCACGACCTAAACTGCTCAAACGCCTCTCCGGCGGTCTTCAGTCAACTCGCTTGGCCCTAGAACAACTTCCTGAAGTTGAAGAGTTGCCCATTGCTGCGCCTGTGAGTGAATCTGAACTAGATCCGATTACAAAATAA
- a CDS encoding membrane protein, translating to MDAKLVMLILTGLFIVSCLFFGTKNGFYDSDNYHGNGSAH from the coding sequence ATGGATGCCAAATTAGTCATGCTCATTTTAACAGGGTTGTTTATCGTCAGTTGTCTGTTCTTCGGAACTAAAAATGGATTTTATGACTCTGATAACTATCATGGGAACGGTTCTGCTCATTAA
- a CDS encoding MBL fold metallo-hydrolase, with translation MSQRRPTSSDYQNQLSCFPYGVGHENEGICLLVEMGPYRILLDCGLEDIQPLQTDSNSPAHLVFCSHAHSDHARGLLALHQAFPQMPIYASHVTVELLPLNWLDHRSEEISDFCQGLQWRTPVNLFKDLSAEIFPAGHLPGAAAILLTYKTPKRTYKVFYTGDFSLSNFQLVEGLSVELLRGLAPDVLIIEGSYGTMRHPHRRQQEKNLMMRIYQALANGQSILLPVPTLGLGQEILKLLRSHHQFTGKDLDIWVDGDVTTACDAYLQLLSEFPVSVQNFAKHQSLFWDERICPRMRRLTPTAIPQLAINPSIVVTDKFEELGKYCLSNGRSWLILIPSHWHNRLDHSPLKELKYCPFVSIETYLLAEHSDSRNTTQLIHNLRPQHVIFVHGSPNYLADLTSLEELQNRYQLHSPQVQTLVELPIGEQFIQPVTPTPTQYEGELNEQGTAITITLPDGITHDPRWSHFSDTGLVEARWQGEELLIRGLSQRELLSHTNSSRRLEDIDCCGTCSHYKSQRCWNPASPLYGFKVTPEGYCPVFEPQQQVSES, from the coding sequence ATGAGTCAACGTCGTCCAACCTCTTCTGATTATCAAAATCAATTATCCTGTTTTCCCTATGGTGTTGGGCATGAGAATGAGGGAATTTGTTTGTTAGTTGAGATGGGCCCTTACCGGATTCTCCTAGATTGCGGGTTAGAGGATATCCAACCCTTACAAACAGATTCTAATTCACCAGCCCATCTCGTTTTTTGTAGTCATGCTCATAGCGATCATGCTCGCGGTTTGCTGGCTTTACATCAGGCTTTTCCTCAAATGCCGATTTATGCCAGTCATGTAACGGTTGAGTTATTACCTCTCAATTGGTTGGATCATCGTTCTGAGGAAATTTCTGATTTTTGTCAAGGACTTCAATGGCGAACTCCAGTTAATTTATTTAAAGATCTCAGTGCAGAAATTTTTCCGGCTGGTCATTTACCCGGTGCTGCAGCTATTTTACTGACCTATAAAACTCCCAAACGAACTTATAAAGTGTTTTATACGGGAGATTTTTCTCTATCTAATTTTCAGTTAGTGGAGGGATTATCGGTAGAATTGCTGCGAGGATTAGCTCCTGATGTGTTAATTATTGAAGGAAGCTATGGCACAATGCGTCATCCTCATCGCCGCCAGCAAGAAAAAAATTTAATGATGAGAATTTATCAAGCGCTGGCTAATGGTCAAAGTATTCTCTTACCGGTTCCAACTTTAGGATTAGGTCAAGAAATTTTGAAACTGTTACGCTCTCATCATCAGTTTACAGGTAAAGATCTTGATATTTGGGTCGATGGGGATGTCACAACCGCTTGTGATGCTTATCTTCAACTCTTATCGGAATTTCCTGTATCTGTTCAAAATTTTGCTAAACATCAATCTTTATTTTGGGACGAACGAATTTGTCCCCGAATGCGTCGTCTTACCCCTACGGCCATTCCTCAATTAGCCATTAATCCTTCGATCGTAGTTACGGATAAATTTGAGGAGCTAGGCAAATATTGTCTGAGTAATGGAAGATCTTGGTTAATTTTAATCCCCAGTCATTGGCACAATCGCCTGGATCATTCTCCCCTCAAAGAATTAAAATATTGTCCTTTTGTGAGTATTGAAACTTATCTCTTAGCCGAACATAGCGATAGTCGCAATACCACCCAACTCATTCACAATTTACGGCCACAGCACGTTATTTTTGTTCATGGCTCTCCTAATTATTTGGCGGATCTCACCAGCTTAGAAGAATTACAAAACCGTTATCAACTCCATTCCCCTCAAGTTCAAACCTTAGTAGAATTGCCCATTGGAGAGCAATTTATTCAGCCTGTGACTCCCACCCCAACCCAATACGAAGGGGAGTTAAATGAACAGGGAACGGCGATAACCATAACTTTACCGGATGGGATTACTCATGATCCCCGTTGGAGTCATTTTTCTGATACCGGTTTAGTCGAGGCTCGTTGGCAAGGGGAAGAATTATTAATCCGAGGCTTATCTCAACGGGAACTTTTGAGTCATACCAATTCTAGTAGACGGCTCGAAGATATTGACTGCTGCGGGACTTGTTCCCATTACAAAAGCCAACGGTGTTGGAATCCGGCTTCTCCTCTGTATGGGTTTAAGGTGACACCTGAAGGTTACTGTCCAGTCTTTGAACCTCAACAGCAAGTCTCCGAGTCTTAA
- a CDS encoding DUF6679 family protein, whose amino-acid sequence MLHRKIYQLCTDGREVSIFLRDQQRWIDNACIVALEGDLVTIRYETEEDDEISSWEEMVRLESIGAVSQKLASVSRINPDILVADDEECPEAEQIRPRSQDANSD is encoded by the coding sequence ATGTTACACCGCAAGATTTATCAACTTTGTACAGATGGTCGTGAAGTTAGTATTTTCTTGCGGGATCAGCAACGCTGGATTGATAACGCTTGTATCGTTGCTCTAGAAGGTGATTTAGTCACTATCCGCTATGAAACAGAAGAAGATGATGAAATTAGTTCTTGGGAAGAAATGGTTCGCCTAGAAAGCATTGGCGCAGTCAGTCAAAAACTCGCTTCTGTCTCCCGAATCAATCCCGATATTTTAGTCGCTGATGATGAAGAATGTCCCGAAGCCGAACAGATTCGGCCTCGCTCTCAAGATGCTAACTCAGACTAA
- a CDS encoding alpha/beta fold hydrolase — MPIIDILGVPHNYELITPTAASSDPVLVFIHGWLLSRRYWQPLIESLSAKYPCLIYDLRGFGDSQSVATQEKPPIIPLSQQSHSPVENDKNNTYSSYSLAAYAKDLKILLQKLEIEKAWLIGHSLGGSIALWAADLCGEQIQGVICLNSGGGIYIKEEFERFRNLGQQIIKQRPRWLPLVPMIDWVFARMMVCRPLTSDWGRQRVLDFVKADQTAALGSLLESTTEAEVHFLPQVVSRLQQPVYFLAGSQDKIMESKYIRHLASFHPSFNCHGNNVIEIPNCGHLSMVEQPKIVVDQITEILGRHN; from the coding sequence ATGCCAATTATTGATATTTTAGGAGTTCCTCATAATTACGAGTTAATTACTCCTACTGCCGCATCTTCCGATCCTGTCCTGGTCTTTATTCATGGCTGGTTGTTGAGCCGTCGCTATTGGCAACCTCTAATTGAGAGTTTATCTGCCAAATATCCCTGTCTCATTTATGATTTAAGAGGATTTGGAGATTCTCAATCAGTAGCTACTCAAGAAAAACCCCCCATAATCCCATTATCTCAACAAAGTCATTCTCCTGTCGAGAACGACAAGAATAACACCTATTCTAGCTATAGCTTGGCAGCTTATGCCAAAGACTTGAAAATTTTGTTACAAAAACTAGAAATTGAAAAGGCTTGGCTTATTGGTCATTCTTTGGGCGGGAGCATTGCTTTATGGGCGGCAGACCTCTGTGGCGAACAAATCCAAGGGGTGATTTGTTTAAATTCAGGGGGAGGAATTTATATTAAGGAAGAATTTGAAAGATTTAGAAATCTAGGACAGCAAATTATTAAACAACGCCCCCGTTGGCTGCCGTTAGTCCCAATGATCGACTGGGTATTTGCTAGGATGATGGTCTGTCGTCCTCTAACTTCTGATTGGGGACGGCAAAGAGTGCTTGATTTTGTCAAAGCCGACCAAACGGCGGCTTTAGGGTCTTTGTTAGAGTCCACCACTGAAGCCGAAGTCCATTTTTTACCCCAAGTCGTTTCCCGACTCCAACAGCCCGTCTATTTTTTAGCCGGCAGCCAAGATAAAATCATGGAATCTAAATATATCCGTCATTTAGCCAGTTTCCATCCCTCTTTTAATTGTCACGGAAATAATGTTATTGAAATTCCTAATTGTGGTCATCTATCTATGGTAGAACAACCTAAAATCGTAGTTGACCAAATTACTGAGATTTTAGGGAGGCATAATTAA
- a CDS encoding GNAT family N-acetyltransferase, whose protein sequence is MVFWKKLFNPSDVPTSSQASLFPGEALEMTRDSLGESRIFFSTDREIDLYELEELCDAVGWARRPLRKVKKALEHSFLVVSMWEVRGNRRRLIGFARATSDYAFNATIWDVVVHPSFQNKGLGKALMKYMIKKLRGEDISNITLFADPQVIDFYRRLGFVLDPEGIKGMFWYPD, encoded by the coding sequence ATGGTTTTCTGGAAAAAATTGTTTAATCCTTCTGACGTTCCCACAAGCTCACAAGCTTCCCTATTTCCCGGCGAAGCACTAGAAATGACCCGCGATTCTCTCGGAGAGTCTCGCATTTTTTTTAGTACAGACAGAGAAATCGATTTGTACGAATTAGAAGAACTTTGTGACGCGGTAGGCTGGGCCCGCCGTCCTTTACGTAAAGTTAAAAAAGCTCTTGAACACAGCTTTTTAGTAGTTTCTATGTGGGAAGTGCGAGGAAATCGACGACGTTTAATCGGTTTTGCTCGTGCGACTTCTGATTATGCGTTTAACGCCACAATTTGGGATGTGGTGGTTCATCCGAGTTTTCAAAACAAGGGACTCGGTAAGGCGTTGATGAAGTACATGATTAAAAAACTCAGGGGAGAAGATATCAGCAATATTACCCTGTTTGCCGATCCTCAAGTGATCGATTTTTATCGTCGTCTAGGATTTGTTTTAGATCCAGAAGGCATTAAGGGAATGTTTTGGTATCCTGATTAA